The genomic stretch GCCGCCCTTGGCACCGCCTTTGCACAGGCCGGCGATGATCCGTCCGTGCGCGTGATCATTCTGGCCGCCAACGGTCCGGCGTTCAGTGCGGGCCATGACCTGAAAGAAATGACCGCAGGACGCGCGGCGCCCGATGGCGGCAACGCCTATTTCGCCAAGGTCATGGCCATGTGTTCGGGCGTGATGCAAGCAATCGTCAACTGCCCGAAGCCGGTGATTGCCGAAGTCGCAGGCATCGCCACAGCGGCAGGCTGCCAGCTGGTGGCAAGCTGCGATCTGGCCATCGCATCAGACCGCGCGCAATTCAGCACTCCGGGAGTTCATATCGGTCTCTTCTGTTCGACCCCGATGGTCGCCCTGTCGCGCAACGTGTCACACAAACACGCGATGGAGTTGCTAATGACCGGCGACATGACCCATGCCGCCCGCGCCGCCGAGATCGGATTGGTCAACCGCGTGGCCACCGAGGACGCCCTGCAAGACACCACAATGGAAATGGCCCGCAAGATCGCCTCCAAATCCAGCATGACACTGGCCACGGGCAAGCGCGCCTATTACGCACAGCGCGAGATGCCGCTGTCCGAGGCTTATGAATATGCCTCTGCGGTGATGGTTGGCAACATGATGGCGCATGATGCGCGCGAAGGGATCGGCGCGTTCATCGAAAAGCGCGCGCCCCAATGGCAGGATGCCTGAGAGATGAACATGAACCCCTACAACACCGGTCTGGACCGCAACCCGGCAAACCACCAGCCGCTGACGCCGCTCACCTTTCTCGAGCGCGCGGCCTCGGTGTTCCCGGATCATACGGCGATCATCCATGGCCCGATGCGCCGCAGCTACGCCGGGTTCTATGCGCGCTCAAGGCAACTGGCCTCGGCACTGGCGCAACGCGGTATCGGGCGGGGTGACACTGTCTCGGCCCTGCTGCCCAACACATCGGCCATGCTGGAATGCCACTATGGCGTGCCCATGTGCGGGGGGGTTCTGCATTCGATCAACACGCGGCTTGATGCGGCGATCATCGCCTTTCAGCTTGATCATGCGATGTCCAGGGTCGTCATCGTTGACTCCGAGTTCATGCCGCTTATGCGAGAGGCGCTGGCCCTGGCCAATGTCGCCCCGCTGGTGATCCAGGTTGACGATCCCGAATATGACGGCCCAGGGGCTGCGTTTGACGGGACCGGTTACGAGACCTTTCTTGCACAGGGCGACCCTGCTTTCGCTTGGCTCATGCCCGAGGACGAATGGGACGCAATTTCGATCAACTACACCTCCGGCACGACGGGCGACCCGAAAGGCGTCGTCTCGCACCACCGCGGCGCCTATCTCTTGGCGCAGGGCAACGCGCTCACGACCTCAATGCGCAAACACGCCGTCTACCTGTGGACGCTGCCGATGTTTCACTGCAACGGCTGGTGCTTTCCGTGGACACTTTCGGCCATCATCGGCACGCATGTTTGCCTGCGTCAGGTCCGCGCCGAGCCAATCTGGAGCGCATTGTCCGACCACAAGGTGACGCATCTGTGCGGTGCGCCAATTGTCATGTCGCTCCTTATTTCTGCACCCGCAGAGGTGCAGCGCGCGCTGGATCACACCGTGCAATTCTTCACCGCTGCCGCGCCGCCACCTGAAAAGCTGCTGGCCGACATGAAAACGGCAGGCTTCGACGTAACCCACCTGTACGGGCTGACAGAAACCTACGGGCCTGCGGTTGTGAACGACTGGCACGAAAGCTGGTCATCCCTGCCCGGTGACGAACAAGCGCGCCTCAAATCCCGCCAAGGGGTCCGCTATCTGCCGCTCGAGGGGCTTGATGTGCTGGACCCTGAATCCATGCTGCCCGTGCCGCGTGATGGCAAGAGCATGGGCGAGGTCATGTTCCGCGGAAATGTCGTGATGAAGGGCTATTTCCGCAACCCTGTGGCCACGCAAGAGGCCTTTGCAGGCGGCTGGTTCCACTCCGGCGACCTAGGCGTTGTGTATCCGGATGGCTATATCCAGCTCAAGGACCGCTCGAAGGACATTATCATTTCAGGCGGCGAGAACATTTCGTCCATCGAGGTGGAAGAAGTACTCTACAGCTACCCTTCGATAGAAATTGCAGCTGTTGTTGCCGTGCCCCATGAAAAATGGGGCGAAACACCCTGCGCCTTTATCGAGCCGGCTTTGGGCCACGAGATCGACACGGACGCACTGCGCAGTTGGTGCCGCGACAGGCTGGCGGCCTACAAAGTTCCGGGAACCTTTGTCGTCACGACCATCCCCAGAACTTCAACCGGCAAGATTCAAAAATTCGCCCTGCGCGAACGCGCGAGAGAAATGTTTGCCAAGACCTGAGCCGAGACAGCAACAATTGCAGCCGAAGGCATCGCAAGTGGTAGCCCCTGTTTGCCCCGTGTCGGCAAGATATTTGCCGAGGCTGTTCAGACACACGTCTGCTTCTGACCAGTGCAAAATCACTCAAAAAAGTATTGCTATGCAGGAGCTATCCACACAGGCCATTCGCCGCATGGGCCTGATATGAGAGGTGGAGAAGGTCAGGACTGCGGACGAAGCCGACCTCGGGTTTCCCATGTTTTCTTATGCAGCAATTCTTTGCGAGTGCGGCGCGACCGTCGCTGCGTTGCAGTTGATATCACCAGACCGGCCATTCAAAGCTACAACAATGCTCGGGTTTCGAACCGCCCTTTCGCTGCAACCGCGATCAACCATCGAAACGCGGATATATGGCACTGTTATTTCGTTGCGCGCACCGTTCTGTAATCGCACGTACGATGCGGTGCCAGTTCACCGTCAAAGCTGACCACTGCCCTGCGCGCCCTGAACAGCACGACTGATTTCTTGCTCATATTTTGTCTTCGCCCCTGCATGATCGGAAGTCGCCTATTTCGGCAGATAGCATCGCAACCTATCGCGCCGCGCCGTTTGCCGAGCCAAAATTTTGCAGAGCGCGGGAAGCCAATTCGCGGGTCAGCGAAAAAGCGGTTGTCCTGTGTGCCAGTGCCGCTGCCTGACCGCAGTAATGGGCGCTGAAATCCCGGTTACCATGACCTTCGGCAGCGGATTTCAACGGTCCTGCCGCAGAAAACCCCCTTGGAAACGCCGGTGCATCCTGCGCAACCGGGCCAAGTTCCGTGACCATCCGGTTGGCAAGAACCCGCGTGGGCCTTCCAGAGATCACGTTAGAGACCAATGTGTCGATGTTCGCGGCGTTTTCCAGCGATTGGCGGTAAGCGGGGCTGATGCTGGCCTCGTCCGTAAACAGGTAGGCGGTCCCAATCTGCACGGCACTGGCCCCCAGGGCAAAGGCCGCAACAATGCCGCGCGCGTCACCGATGCCGCCCGCGGCGATAACCGGCAGATCGACCGCGTCGGCTATCTGCGGCACCAAAGACAGCGTCCCCATCTGGCTGCCCAGGCTTTCGGTCAGGAACATACCCCGGTGCCCTCCTGCCTCGAAACCCTGGGCGATGATGGCATCACACCCATGCGTGGCAAGCCAGCGCGCCTCATTCACTGTTGTGGCCGAGCTGATGATCTTGCAGCCGGCAGCCTTGACCCTTGAAACAAGCTCCGGTTCAGGCAGTCCGAAGTGAAAGCTGACCACAGACGGCGCGAACTCCTCGACAACTTCGCATCGTGCCGCGTCGAATGGCTGAATGGGGCCCGCCGACAGGGTCTTGGGTACATCCAGCCCAAACTCAGCGTAATAAGGAGAAAGCCTGTCAAGCCAGGCCGCGTCATGTTCCGCATCGTCCTGCGCCACGGTATGGGCGAAGAAATTCACGTTCAGCGGCTTGTCCGTTCTGTTCTGCGCATCAACCAGCAGAATACGCAATTGGTCTGCATCGAGCGTCGCACAGGCCAGAGAACCAAGCCCGCCCGCCGCGTTAACCGCAACCGCCATATCAATACTGCTGGATCCCGCCATGGGTGCCTGGATGATCGGGAGATCAATCGAAAAAAGATCGCGTAGTTGATTGTCAGGCCACATGGCCGGTTCCTTTCTATCGCCTATCTGCGCAGTCGTTAGACTACCGCTTGTGCCAGAAGTTGGGTTTGCCGCTCGTGGGCTTGTGCCCGGATCACCGGATTGCCCGGTGATTCAACTTCCCTATCCCGTCGCCACTTCGCGCTGCAGCAAATGGTTGCCCTTGTCGCGTGCCAGCCAAATGCCCAGTGACCCGATGATCACCAAGTTCACAACGCCCGCCAACGCGGCCACGGCAAATGTCAGATCGTAAGTGGCGGTCATGTCGTAGAGATACCCACCGACCACGCCGCCCAACCCGTGCCCTGCCCACGCAAAGGCAATGATGACGCCGGTACAGGTTGCACGCGTTGCCGTGGGTGTGACACGGCGGATTGTCACCAGCACCCCGGTCATCACGCCTGCATAGCCAAAGCCGTAGATAGGCGCGAAGGTCATGAGTTGGTCGAGGCTTTTGAGTTGCATGAACACGAACACCAGCGCGGTTTGCCAGGCGGATGCAGTAAGGTAGGCAGGGATTGCGCCAATCCAATCAGCCAGCTGGCCAAAAGCGACGCGTCCTGCGATGGCGGCAAGCATCATGACCGTGACGATCCCGCCCGCCTGGGCGGCAGGGATGCCGCAGCCCTGAGCGTAGGGCACAAGGTGCATCAGTGGCACCGACATCAGCGAACAGCACATCAGCACGGCAGCCCCCATGATCAGCACGGAGGAGATGGCCGTCAGAGTAGGGGCTTCGTCGGCGGGCAGCGTTGTGTGCGCGCGCGCGGCCGGTGGTTGGCGAATAAGCAGGGCCAGCGGCACAAGCGTGGCCAGCGACACCAGCCCGAGTGAAAGGAGCGCACCACGCCAGCCGACCGCCTCGATCAGCAGCGCCGACGCCAGCGGAATACCGCCCTGGCCCGCCGCCTGCCCTGCGGCGACGAGTCCGATGGCAAGACCTGCGCCGGTTCGGAACCAGCTGCCCACAGCGGCCATGAGCGGAGCGAAAAGCGCGCCGCCCCCGAAGGCTCCGGCGAGAAAGAAAAGCGCGTAGAGGTGCCAAAGGTTGTGCGCCTGCGAAGCGGCCAGCACCGTCAGCCCGGTTACTATCGCGCCGGTCAGCACCACGCCGCGCACGCCAACCCGGTCGGTGACGCGGCCCATCACGATGCCGCCAAGGCCAAGGCCGATCAGGCCGAACGTGTTGATCAGCGCGATCTCGCCCCGGCTCCAGCCAAACTCGGCCTCCAGCGGGACGAAGAACGGGGAAAGCCCGTTGACCAGCAGGCCCATGGATATGGCGAGCATCACGGCCGAGGTCGCAGCGATCACCCAGCGATACTCAGGTTTGGAATACATCATCATCAGGATCCGCCTCTCGCTCACGCGACTTTGCTGTTGCTTGCTGTCACAGAGGAGCCGCGCGGATGCACCCATTTCGGCAGGAAGCCATAGGCGTCGCCGACGCTGTCCGGGTTTGCCTCGATCCCGACACCGCCAAGCAGCGCTTTGAGGCGTCCATCATTGCTGGCGTCGAAGGTCTCGGTCGCGCCGCCCAAGTGCTGCCCGCCGATAAAGACCTGCGGGATCGTGACGGCGCCTGCCCGGTCGGCCATGGCGCGGCGGACCTTCGTGGCCCAGCGGGGATCGGCGAACTCCGGCCCGTCCAGATGGACCGCGCGGTATGGCACGCCGAGTTGCGTCAGCAACTTTTTCGCGCCCCAGGCGAATTCGCACCATTCGAGGGCGAAGATGACCACCGGCTCATCCGGGTCCGAGATGATCGCATCGACATGGGCCACCGCCGCAGGATCCAGCGTCACAGGTTTGGTCGCTGCGGGCACAGTCTGAATGGGCCCAGTGTCAAAACGATAGCCGGGAGTCGAGGCCGCTATTGCCATCTCATCGGCATCCATCTCCTCTTCGATCCCCTCAAAGAGCGGTGTAGAGAGATAGCGTTCGCCCGTGTCCGGCAGCATGGCGAGAATGCGCGCGCCCTTCGGCGCTGTCTGCGCCACCTTCAGGGCAGCGGCCAGCGTCGCACCGGCCGTGATGCCGACCAGCAGCCCTTCGCGGCGGGCAAGGTCGCGGGCACAGCGGATCGCATCGTCACCGCGCACAGCCTGAATGGCGTCAATGTGGCCGGAAGCGATCACATCATTTGCGAGCTTTGGAATGAAATCCGGCGTCCAGCCTTGCATCGGGTGCGGACGAAAGACCGGGTGGCTGGCAGCGGGGGATCCATCGGGGTTGTAGCTTTGCCCGATGCCCGAACCGAGAAGGGGAGAATTTTCTGGTTCTGCGGCAACCACTTTCGTTTCCGGGCTCTTCGCCTTGAGAACGCGGGCGATCCCTTTCAGGGTTCCACCCGTGCCAAAACCGGTCACGAAGTAATCTAGCGGCGTGTCGGAAAAACTGGCAAGGATTTCCTCCGCAGTGGTGGCCGAATGGATATCGGGGCCAGCCTCATTCTCGAACTGGCGGGCCAAGAACCAGCCATGCGCCTGCGACAACTCGCGCGCCTTGGCCAGCATGCCGGTGCCCTTTTCGCCAGCCGGAGTAAGCACCACCCTAGCGCCCAACATCCGCAACAGTTTGCGCCGCTCGACCGAAAAGCTCTCGGCCATGACGACCACCAGCGGATAGCCTCTTGCGGCGCAGACAATGGCCAGACCAATCCCGGTATTGCCGGAAGTTGCTTCGACGACGGTTTGTCCGGGCGTCAGCGTACCGTCACGCTCGGCTGCCTTGATGATCCCAAGGGCCAGTCTGTCCTTGACTGAACCGCCGGGATTAAAGCTTTCGACCTTCACGAACATCTCGACACCGTCAGGTGCGAGCGTGTTGAGGCGGATGATCGGCGTGTTGCCGATGGTGGTCAGAACGGAGGAATGGATCGTATTCATTCGACGGGTCCTTCTGAAATCTTCGCGGATGCCGATGTTTCGGCGACTGGTTTCATTCGGCTCTTGGGATAGGGAGCGCCCGATTTCTTCCCGACGGCGTCCAGCCTTCGCATGCTGCTTTCCGACCAGGTCGTATCGTGGTGGTAAAATTGCGCGACTGCTGGCGTGGCATCGATGACGTACCACGGCAGTTTGGACTCCGTGTAGATGTGCACGTCGGGCGGCATCACGGCGGGATCGTCCAGCGTACCAACACGCAGAAAACGCACATGATCGTCCTGTTGGTTGATCAGATAGTTGCTCCAGAGCGCGACTTTGCAGTTCGTGCATCTTGCGACGCGTTGACCCTTGCCGCTGGGTGTGTCCAGTACGCGCGTTTCGATCTCGCCGGACTGCACGATGACCCTGTCAGCCTCGATCAGCGCGTTTATGGCATTGGATGAACCGGTTTGCGTCTGGCACAAGCGGCAATGGCAAGCGTGCACGATCATGGGCGTAGAGGTCACGCGATACCGAACAGCGCCGCAAGCACAGCCACCTTCGCAGAAAGTTTTGGTTGAATCAGACATTTGAGTTTTCCTTTCGAATGATTTTTCAGGCGGCACGGCGGTCCACGCTTGTGGCGATGTGGCGGGCGAGCCAGCGGGCATCATCCCCGACGCCATCGATCAGCGAAGACTTGCGGGTGCGCATGAAGGGCAAGCCCAAAGCATAAAGACCGGGGGCTACAATGCCGCCGTTGTGTACAAGCCGCCCCTTGGCGTCGAACACCGGGAGGTGCAGCCAGGAATAATCGGGCGCGAACCCGGTGGCCCAGACGACCGTCTTGATGGCCCCGCAAGAGATATCCAGCGTCAGTCGCGGCAAAGTCGGCAGCCATGTCGGCGCAAAGCGCACCGGGGGGGCTTTCAGGTCCAAACCCGTCGTCGCCACCCAATTATCCATCTGGGTCAGGGCCCTGTTCATCTTCAGGTCCGACAGGGACGCGGCATTGGCCAGTGCGCCGGAGAACATTAGCGATGTGTCATGCATTCCGGCGAGACGCCCGACAATCTCTATGCCCATGTTCTGAAGGGCGTTGAGGTCGAGAAACTGCCGCGCCGGGTCGCCGACCAGCTGCAGGGAAGGAACGGAACGGGCGCGGGCGATATCATCGACGGTGTCCGCCGTCGCCGACAGCAACCCCGCGTGTTCCATCCACCACTGGATGTCGTGGCCGCGATAGTGGCGCGGCATGCGGATGTGATTGCCCGCAGCAAGTATCACCGGCCTCCCCGATGCATGGATTTCGGCGGCAAGCTGTACGCCTGTCGCGGAGGCTCCGACGACCAAGACGCCGCCTTTCGGAAGGTCGGTAGGGTTGTGATAGGACAGCGGCGACACCTGTACGATATGCTGCGGCAGGTCGTCTGCAAAGGATGGGACGCTGGCGCGGTTGCACGCGCCGCTGGCGAGGACGACGTTCGCGGCCCGCCAAATCCCCTTGTTCGTAGCAACGATGTAGCCGTTGGCATCGCGAGAGACAGAGGTGACTGTCACACCGGTCTGAACCGGCGCAGCCGAAGCATTGGCATACTGCGCCAGATACTCAACGACGCTACGGGCCGTCATGAACCCATCAGGGTCAGAACCAGAATAAACATGCCCCGGCAACCGGCTTTGCCAGTTGGGCGTCAAAAGCCTCAGGCTGTCCCACCGCTCGCGCGCCCAGGAGTTTCCGACCACGCCGCGTTCCAGCACGACATGCGGCTGCGACAGCGCGGTCAGGCAGTGGCTCATGGCAAGCCCGGCCTGACCGGCACCGATGATGATGTTTCTGATGTGTCGCATGGCTCTCTCCATTGGAGTGTGCCGGTTCGGCAGGCAGTGTGGTCAACTGCGCCGTCCGACCGTTTTCAGTAACCGATTTCCCGAAGGGACCGAGGCCGCGCATGGATCACATCGCCGCGGCCCAGGCCGATATCTTTCAGCATCCGCTCGTCCATCTTGTGCAATTGGGCGATGCTGCGTTTCTGAAACGCACGGCGGCGGGACGCGGCGAGATATGACTTCAGGCGGTCCCGAAACGGGCGGCCCGGATTGATCAGCAGGGTGTTTGCAGTGGTAAACATGGGTTTTTTCCTTTCTTGCACTTGGGATCGGGTGGCCGCCCAAGGCGGCCCCCTTTGGTTGGTGTTGGCGCTCAGGCGACGCTGACGGCGACGTTTGTCGGGTTGGCGATGACGTCGAACATCGCCGAGCGTTTCTGCGACTGGGCAACCAGCGCGCGGATGTCATCGTCACTGGCATCGGCGTCGATTTCGAAAGTTACACGGATCGCGGAGAACCCGTTGCGAACCTCGGCGTCCATGCCGAGGATGCCCCGCACATCAACGTCGCCTTCTACCGTTGCCCGTACCGAATGCAGTTGAATGCCGCGATGCTGGGCCACTGCCGCCACACCGCCCGTCAGGCAACTGGCAAGAGCCGCCAGCGCAATCTCGGTCGGTGTCACGGCACGGTCAGCGGCAGCGAAAACCTCCGGGTGATCGGATTCGATCGAGAAGTCGCGCTTGCGCTGGTTTTCCTGGCCAAGACCGAAGTAGCCGTTGATTGCATTGCGGCTGTAAGTGCCTTCGATCCAGTCACAGGTGCTGCGCCATGTGAACTGCGCCGCTTCGGGCGTCTCGGTGAAGGCGCCGCGCGCGCCAAGCAGCGCTTCGGTGTTGACGCCATTTTTTACGATTTTTGTCTGTACGTTCATGGGTATTTCCTCAGAATTGGGTTTCGTGTTTCATTCAAAGGCGCCGGACATCCGATCGCCGATGAGAAGAGTTTTAGAGGGCTGGGGGGTAGCCGGATACTTCACGACCGAAAGCAAGCCACTACAAAAACCAGAGTAACGTGCTACAGATTGTGAAGTGAAAAAGATCAATCTCTGCCTCAGGAGGCTGATATGAACTACAACCAGTTTTGCCCGATCGCGAAAGCAGCCGAGATCCTGGGCGAGCGCTGGACAATCCTGATCCTGCGCGAAATCCTCATGGGCGGGCGGCGGTTCAGCACCCTGCAGCGCGGATTGGGAGATATTTCACCGGCGCTTCTGACCAAGAGGCTGAAACAGCTTGAAGAACAGAATATGGTTATGCGTCGGCGCATTCCGGGCCAGAAAGGTTATGAGTACTTCCCGACCGCCGCCTGCGAATCCCTTTTGCCGGTTCTGTTCGCCCTTGGCGAATGGGGGATCGTATGGGCAAAAAACACGATCCTCGACCAGGATTTCGATGTCGAGTACCTCATGCTCAACCTTGAGCGCAGTATTGATCACGAAAAGATCAAGGGGCTCGAGACGATCATCAAGTTCCGGTTTTCAGATCTGGATGAGCAACGGGACTGGTGGCTGGTCGTAAGTCCGGAAAAGTCGGAGGTTTGCATCAAGGATCCAGGCAAGGATATCGATGTGTACTTCAATTGCGCCGTTCAAACATTGACGGACATCTGGATGGGCGACCGAACCTATCGCGATGCACTCAAGAGCGGCGACCTGAGGATGGACGGAGATCCAAGCCTGACCCGAAACGTGACGGCTTGGCTGAAGCCGGCCCTCTTTGCCAAGTCTCCCCGTGGTGCTCAGTCTGCCTGACGGCCGGTCCCTGTAACTCTTAGGGTCTGGACCCATTAATCTTACGTTGTCAGTTTGACAGATTTTTCCGCTGACAAGCAGCATCTGTGCAGGAATAGTGGTTCTATTTCAAACAGATGCGCCGCCTCCTCTCGGGACATTTCTGCGCAATGCCCTGCCGGGCAATGGGCTGCGGGAAAATCCGTCAAACCCGTCACGCCGAAGGCGTGCCAGCATAACACGGCGCTCCTACGGAGCGACGGGCGGCAATTTCACTTCATTTCAGTGTCTTGGGCCGCTTGCAAATAGAACCACTATTGGCAGCACGACCCAAACCACTGAAATTTCGTGAAATTGCCGCTGACGACGTAAGATTAATGGGTCCAGACCCTAACGCAAGACTGATGAATACCGTTTCGCGTGGTTTCTATTTGATCTGGCTGGTAAAGAATTCAGGCATTCGAGACGTCAGACGTCGTTATTATTCTGCATCCACGCCGGTATCCGCGCCGCCAAGACCAAAGTCAGTGCGCAGCGGAGCGCCCTTCTTGTTCTTCTGGCCTTTGACCACCACCCGCACGATCCAACGCCGCGCGCCTGACGGATCGACCACCAGATAAAGACCGTTCCCATCACCATGACGCCCAGCGCCAAGATTCTCGACCAGCTTCTTGGTCAGCTTGCCAGACAGGGCCATTTCAAAAATACCACATTCCGCACCACTCAAGGCAAACGAACGCAGGCGATAAATCCATGGAAACAAAGGAAAAAGACCGCCCAAGGCGACCCGTTCAAAATCAGGAAAAGTGCATATTGGCGGAGGAGGTGTCCGCCCGCGTGCATTCCAACCCATTCCAGTAAATTACTAGATTCAACAACTTAGACCCGCCTAAGTCTTGATTGTTCCAGTGCCGTCCCCCATATTCCAGATATAAATGGAGGACGGAATGGCGGACGCGAAAACAGCAATCGAACGAACCGAACCAAGTAAGCGGGCTGAGAAGGCGCTGTCCGCTGCATTTGTGCGCACCGTCACCGCCCCCGGCAAGTACACCGACGGCCACGGCTTGTTCCTCAAGGTTGATACCTCAGGCGCAAAGCGTTGGGTGCAGCGCATTATGATACGCGGCAAACGCACAGAGATAGGCATGGGCAGCGCATCGCTTGTCACCTTGGCAGAGGCACGGGAAGCCGCCCTACAGAACCGCAAACTAGCGCGGGCGGGTGGCGACCCCCTGCAATCAAAACGCGCCTCAGAGGCTTTGCTGACATTTGAGGAGGCATCGCGCAAGGTTCACAAGATCCACGAACCGACATGGCGTAACAAGAAACACGCGGCGCAATTCATATCGACGCTGGAAACCTACACCTTCCCCCGCATCGGCAAGTTGAAGGTATCAGAGGTGACAACGGCGGACGTGCTGGCCGTGCTGCAACCCATATGGCTGGAAAAGCCCGAAACGGCGCGGCGGGTGCGCCAGCGCATCGGCACCGTGATGAAATGGGCCGTGGCAAACGGATGGCGGCAAGACAACCCTGCGGACGCCATCGCCCAAGCCCTGCCCAAACAGGACAAGACCCAAGCGCACCGAAAAGCCCTGCCCTATGACTTGGTGCCTGAATTTCTTGAAGCCCTAAAAGCCTCGGATGCAGCGGACGCTACCAAGCTGGCGTTAGAACTGGTTATTTTAACAGCGTCACGTTCTGGCGAGGTGCGATTGGCGGAATGGTCAGAGTTTGATCTAAACCAAGCCGTCTGGACGCGCCCAGCGCACCGCATGAAAGCCAAGAAAGAGCATCGTGTCCCCTTATCGCCCCGCGCCCTAGAGGTGCTGACACAAGCCCGCAAATTGGGGTCTGGCGAGGGTCTAGTTTTTCCTGGCACCAAACACGGCAAGCCGCTGTCTGACATGACGCTATCGAAGCTGACGAAGGCGCTGGGCTATGACGTGGACGTGCATGGGTTTCGCACCTCGTTCAAGACATGGACACAGGAACGTACCAACACGCCCCGCGATGTATCAGAGGCGGCACTGGCCCATACGGTCAAAGACAAAGCAGAGGCGGCCTATGCGCGGTCAGATTTTTTTGACAAGCGTAGGAAGCTGATGGAACGTTGGGCAACATTTATCTTTTCAACTGGTGCCAATGTAGTGAGAATTTCATGAGACGT from Pseudosulfitobacter sp. DSM 107133 encodes the following:
- a CDS encoding enoyl-CoA hydratase — its product is MQSTDILLQDLGEDGILRLTLNDVKRRNALSEAMLAALGTAFAQAGDDPSVRVIILAANGPAFSAGHDLKEMTAGRAAPDGGNAYFAKVMAMCSGVMQAIVNCPKPVIAEVAGIATAAGCQLVASCDLAIASDRAQFSTPGVHIGLFCSTPMVALSRNVSHKHAMELLMTGDMTHAARAAEIGLVNRVATEDALQDTTMEMARKIASKSSMTLATGKRAYYAQREMPLSEAYEYASAVMVGNMMAHDAREGIGAFIEKRAPQWQDA
- a CDS encoding acyl-CoA synthetase, with amino-acid sequence MNMNPYNTGLDRNPANHQPLTPLTFLERAASVFPDHTAIIHGPMRRSYAGFYARSRQLASALAQRGIGRGDTVSALLPNTSAMLECHYGVPMCGGVLHSINTRLDAAIIAFQLDHAMSRVVIVDSEFMPLMREALALANVAPLVIQVDDPEYDGPGAAFDGTGYETFLAQGDPAFAWLMPEDEWDAISINYTSGTTGDPKGVVSHHRGAYLLAQGNALTTSMRKHAVYLWTLPMFHCNGWCFPWTLSAIIGTHVCLRQVRAEPIWSALSDHKVTHLCGAPIVMSLLISAPAEVQRALDHTVQFFTAAAPPPEKLLADMKTAGFDVTHLYGLTETYGPAVVNDWHESWSSLPGDEQARLKSRQGVRYLPLEGLDVLDPESMLPVPRDGKSMGEVMFRGNVVMKGYFRNPVATQEAFAGGWFHSGDLGVVYPDGYIQLKDRSKDIIISGGENISSIEVEEVLYSYPSIEIAAVVAVPHEKWGETPCAFIEPALGHEIDTDALRSWCRDRLAAYKVPGTFVVTTIPRTSTGKIQKFALRERAREMFAKT
- a CDS encoding nitronate monooxygenase, encoding MWPDNQLRDLFSIDLPIIQAPMAGSSSIDMAVAVNAAGGLGSLACATLDADQLRILLVDAQNRTDKPLNVNFFAHTVAQDDAEHDAAWLDRLSPYYAEFGLDVPKTLSAGPIQPFDAARCEVVEEFAPSVVSFHFGLPEPELVSRVKAAGCKIISSATTVNEARWLATHGCDAIIAQGFEAGGHRGMFLTESLGSQMGTLSLVPQIADAVDLPVIAAGGIGDARGIVAAFALGASAVQIGTAYLFTDEASISPAYRQSLENAANIDTLVSNVISGRPTRVLANRMVTELGPVAQDAPAFPRGFSAAGPLKSAAEGHGNRDFSAHYCGQAAALAHRTTAFSLTRELASRALQNFGSANGAAR
- a CDS encoding MFS transporter; this encodes MMMYSKPEYRWVIAATSAVMLAISMGLLVNGLSPFFVPLEAEFGWSRGEIALINTFGLIGLGLGGIVMGRVTDRVGVRGVVLTGAIVTGLTVLAASQAHNLWHLYALFFLAGAFGGGALFAPLMAAVGSWFRTGAGLAIGLVAAGQAAGQGGIPLASALLIEAVGWRGALLSLGLVSLATLVPLALLIRQPPAARAHTTLPADEAPTLTAISSVLIMGAAVLMCCSLMSVPLMHLVPYAQGCGIPAAQAGGIVTVMMLAAIAGRVAFGQLADWIGAIPAYLTASAWQTALVFVFMQLKSLDQLMTFAPIYGFGYAGVMTGVLVTIRRVTPTATRATCTGVIIAFAWAGHGLGGVVGGYLYDMTATYDLTFAVAALAGVVNLVIIGSLGIWLARDKGNHLLQREVATG
- a CDS encoding glutaredoxin domain-containing protein codes for the protein MPAATKPVTLDPAAVAHVDAIISDPDEPVVIFALEWCEFAWGAKKLLTQLGVPYRAVHLDGPEFADPRWATKVRRAMADRAGAVTIPQVFIGGQHLGGATETFDASNDGRLKALLGGVGIEANPDSVGDAYGFLPKWVHPRGSSVTASNSKVA
- a CDS encoding GFA family protein produces the protein MSDSTKTFCEGGCACGAVRYRVTSTPMIVHACHCRLCQTQTGSSNAINALIEADRVIVQSGEIETRVLDTPSGKGQRVARCTNCKVALWSNYLINQQDDHVRFLRVGTLDDPAVMPPDVHIYTESKLPWYVIDATPAVAQFYHHDTTWSESSMRRLDAVGKKSGAPYPKSRMKPVAETSASAKISEGPVE
- a CDS encoding NAD(P)-binding domain-containing protein, with the translated sequence MRHIRNIIIGAGQAGLAMSHCLTALSQPHVVLERGVVGNSWARERWDSLRLLTPNWQSRLPGHVYSGSDPDGFMTARSVVEYLAQYANASAAPVQTGVTVTSVSRDANGYIVATNKGIWRAANVVLASGACNRASVPSFADDLPQHIVQVSPLSYHNPTDLPKGGVLVVGASATGVQLAAEIHASGRPVILAAGNHIRMPRHYRGHDIQWWMEHAGLLSATADTVDDIARARSVPSLQLVGDPARQFLDLNALQNMGIEIVGRLAGMHDTSLMFSGALANAASLSDLKMNRALTQMDNWVATTGLDLKAPPVRFAPTWLPTLPRLTLDISCGAIKTVVWATGFAPDYSWLHLPVFDAKGRLVHNGGIVAPGLYALGLPFMRTRKSSLIDGVGDDARWLARHIATSVDRRAA
- a CDS encoding DUF1127 domain-containing protein; its protein translation is MFTTANTLLINPGRPFRDRLKSYLAASRRRAFQKRSIAQLHKMDERMLKDIGLGRGDVIHARPRSLREIGY
- a CDS encoding OsmC family protein encodes the protein MNVQTKIVKNGVNTEALLGARGAFTETPEAAQFTWRSTCDWIEGTYSRNAINGYFGLGQENQRKRDFSIESDHPEVFAAADRAVTPTEIALAALASCLTGGVAAVAQHRGIQLHSVRATVEGDVDVRGILGMDAEVRNGFSAIRVTFEIDADASDDDIRALVAQSQKRSAMFDVIANPTNVAVSVA
- a CDS encoding winged helix-turn-helix transcriptional regulator, which codes for MNYNQFCPIAKAAEILGERWTILILREILMGGRRFSTLQRGLGDISPALLTKRLKQLEEQNMVMRRRIPGQKGYEYFPTAACESLLPVLFALGEWGIVWAKNTILDQDFDVEYLMLNLERSIDHEKIKGLETIIKFRFSDLDEQRDWWLVVSPEKSEVCIKDPGKDIDVYFNCAVQTLTDIWMGDRTYRDALKSGDLRMDGDPSLTRNVTAWLKPALFAKSPRGAQSA